Proteins from a genomic interval of Xanthomonas sp. AM6:
- the parE gene encoding DNA topoisomerase IV subunit B yields MNTRYNAADIEVLSGLDPVKRRPGMYTDTARPNHLAQEVIDNAVDEALAGHARHIEVTLFKDGSCEVSDDGRGMPVDIHPEEKISGVELILTRLHAGGKFNDRNYTFSGGLHGVGVSVVNALSKKVELFIKRDGNEYRMEFADGHATSKLEIVGSVGKKNTGTRLRFWADPKYFDTPKFAVRALRHLLRAKAVLCPGLTVKLHDEATGEQDTWYFEDGLRDYLKGELADRELLPAELFVGNLKKDREIVDWAVAWVADGELVQESYVNLIPTAQHGTHVNGLRSGFTDALREFCDFRNLLPRGVKLAPEDVWDRVTFVLSLKMTDPQFSGQTKERLSSRQAAGFIEGAAHDAFSLWLNQNVETGTRIAQIAIDRASARLKTEKQITRKKVTSGPALPGKLADCISQDLSRTELFLVEGDSAGGSAKQARDKDFQAILPLRGKILNTWEVASGSVLASEEVHNLAIAIGCDPGKDDITGLRYGKVVILADADSDGLHIATLLTALFLRHFPALVKAGHVFVAMPPLFRVDVGKQVFYALDEEEKRSLLEKIAREKLKGQLSVTRFKGLGEMNPQQLRESTIHPDTRRLVQLTVDEGDETRSLMDMLLAKKRAGDRKQWLETKGDLASLEV; encoded by the coding sequence ATGAATACCCGCTACAACGCCGCCGACATCGAAGTTCTCTCTGGCCTGGACCCGGTCAAGCGCCGGCCGGGCATGTACACCGACACCGCACGGCCCAATCACCTGGCGCAGGAAGTGATCGACAACGCCGTGGACGAGGCGCTGGCCGGCCACGCCCGGCACATCGAGGTGACCCTGTTCAAGGACGGCAGCTGCGAGGTCTCCGACGACGGCCGCGGCATGCCGGTGGACATCCATCCGGAAGAAAAGATCTCCGGCGTCGAACTGATCCTGACCCGGCTGCACGCCGGCGGCAAGTTCAACGACCGCAACTACACCTTCAGCGGCGGCCTACACGGCGTCGGCGTCAGCGTGGTCAACGCGCTGTCGAAGAAGGTCGAGTTGTTCATCAAGCGCGACGGCAACGAATACCGGATGGAGTTCGCCGACGGCCACGCCACCTCCAAGCTGGAGATCGTCGGCAGCGTCGGCAAGAAGAACACCGGCACGCGCCTGCGCTTCTGGGCCGACCCCAAGTATTTCGACACGCCCAAGTTCGCGGTGCGCGCGTTGCGCCACCTGCTGCGCGCCAAGGCGGTGCTGTGCCCCGGGCTGACCGTGAAGCTGCACGACGAGGCCACCGGCGAGCAGGACACCTGGTACTTCGAGGACGGCCTGCGCGACTACCTCAAGGGCGAACTGGCCGATCGCGAACTGCTGCCGGCCGAGCTGTTCGTCGGTAACCTGAAGAAGGACCGCGAGATCGTCGACTGGGCGGTGGCCTGGGTGGCCGACGGCGAGCTGGTGCAGGAAAGCTACGTCAACCTGATCCCGACCGCGCAGCACGGCACCCACGTCAACGGCCTGCGCAGCGGCTTCACCGACGCGCTGCGCGAGTTCTGCGACTTCCGCAACCTGCTGCCGCGGGGGGTCAAGCTGGCCCCGGAAGACGTGTGGGACCGCGTCACCTTCGTGCTGTCGCTGAAGATGACCGACCCGCAGTTCAGCGGCCAGACCAAGGAGCGCCTGTCCTCGCGCCAGGCCGCCGGCTTCATCGAGGGCGCCGCGCACGACGCCTTCAGCCTGTGGCTGAACCAGAACGTGGAAACCGGCACGCGCATCGCGCAGATCGCCATCGACCGCGCCAGCGCGCGGCTGAAGACCGAAAAGCAGATCACCCGCAAGAAGGTCACCTCCGGCCCCGCCCTGCCCGGCAAGCTGGCCGACTGCATCAGCCAGGACCTGTCGCGCACCGAGCTGTTCCTGGTGGAAGGCGACTCCGCCGGCGGCAGCGCCAAGCAGGCGCGCGACAAGGACTTCCAGGCGATCCTGCCGCTGCGCGGCAAGATCCTCAACACCTGGGAAGTGGCCTCCGGCAGCGTGCTGGCCTCCGAGGAAGTGCACAACCTGGCGATCGCCATCGGCTGCGATCCGGGCAAGGACGACATCACCGGGCTGCGCTACGGCAAGGTGGTGATCCTGGCCGACGCCGACTCCGACGGCCTGCACATCGCCACCCTGCTGACCGCGCTGTTCCTGCGCCACTTCCCGGCGCTGGTCAAGGCCGGCCACGTGTTCGTGGCGATGCCGCCGCTGTTCCGCGTGGACGTGGGCAAGCAGGTGTTCTACGCGCTGGACGAGGAAGAGAAGCGCTCGCTGCTGGAGAAGATCGCGCGCGAGAAGCTCAAGGGCCAGCTCAGCGTGACCCGCTTCAAGGGCCTGGGCGAAATGAACCCGCAGCAGCTGCGCGAATCGACCATCCACCCGGACACGCGGCGGCTGGTGCAGCTGACCGTGGACGAAGGCGACGAGACCCGCTCGCTGATGGACATGCTGCTGGCCAAGAAGCGCGCCGGCGACCGCAAGCAGTGGCTGGAGACCAAGGGCGACCTGGCCTCGCTGGAGGTCTGA
- a CDS encoding S10 family peptidase, which yields MLLAVLPISAALAADADSADKADKPDKADGAEQAKPAALPADAKVRQVTRVDGKSLSYTATVGTLPVKDAQGKTVADVVFTAYTVDGKDRPVTFALNGGPGAASVYLNLGAIGPKVVAFGSEGDSASAPATLRDNPGTWLDFTDLVFIDPVGTGFSRSRVGDEQAKKQFYNPQADVEYLSRTIYDWLLKNQRLQSRKYLVGESYGGFRGPRITHYLQTQLGVAMNGVVLVSPYLNPTLDDNGDVSPLAWMLTLPSIAAAHLEREQQLTPEAMRQVIDYTRGDYVTALLRGRSDAAGSERMVQQVAAMTGLDPTYVRRAGGRLETQAYLREVFRDKGQLGSRYDSNVTAFDPFPNAPEQRANDPLLDSIIAPTTTAMVDFVTRVVGWKVDARYQALNYGVNKLWDWNDELRKGSVTELRQAVAIDPKLRVLIVHGWNDLSCPFMGSVLTVDQMPVMGSDPTRVQVKNYPGGHMFYNRADSQRALRADVLAMYRAN from the coding sequence CTGTTGCTGGCCGTCCTGCCGATCTCCGCCGCACTGGCCGCCGATGCCGACAGCGCCGACAAGGCGGACAAACCCGACAAGGCCGACGGCGCCGAGCAGGCCAAGCCCGCCGCGCTGCCGGCCGATGCGAAGGTGCGCCAGGTCACCCGCGTCGACGGCAAGTCGCTCAGCTATACCGCCACGGTCGGTACGCTGCCGGTCAAGGACGCGCAGGGCAAGACCGTCGCGGACGTGGTGTTCACCGCCTACACCGTGGACGGCAAGGACCGGCCGGTCACCTTCGCCTTGAACGGCGGCCCCGGCGCCGCATCGGTCTACCTCAACCTGGGCGCGATCGGGCCGAAGGTGGTCGCCTTCGGCAGCGAGGGCGACAGCGCCTCGGCGCCGGCGACGCTGCGCGACAACCCCGGCACCTGGCTGGACTTCACCGACCTGGTGTTCATCGACCCGGTCGGCACCGGCTTCAGCCGTTCGCGGGTCGGCGATGAGCAGGCCAAGAAGCAGTTCTACAACCCGCAGGCCGACGTCGAGTACCTGTCGCGCACGATCTACGACTGGCTGCTGAAGAACCAGCGCCTGCAGTCACGCAAGTACCTGGTCGGCGAGAGCTACGGCGGCTTCCGCGGTCCGCGCATCACCCATTACCTGCAGACCCAGCTGGGCGTGGCGATGAACGGCGTGGTGCTGGTCTCGCCCTACCTCAACCCGACCCTGGACGACAACGGCGACGTGTCGCCGCTGGCGTGGATGCTGACCCTGCCCTCGATCGCCGCCGCGCACCTGGAGCGCGAGCAGCAGCTGACCCCGGAGGCGATGCGCCAGGTGATCGACTACACGCGCGGCGACTACGTCACCGCGCTGCTGCGCGGGCGCTCGGATGCGGCCGGCAGCGAACGCATGGTGCAGCAGGTGGCGGCGATGACCGGGCTGGACCCGACCTACGTGCGCCGCGCCGGCGGCCGCCTGGAAACCCAGGCCTACCTGCGCGAGGTGTTCCGCGACAAGGGCCAGCTCGGCAGCCGCTACGACTCCAACGTGACCGCATTCGACCCGTTCCCGAACGCGCCCGAGCAGCGCGCCAACGATCCGCTGCTGGACAGCATCATCGCCCCGACCACCACCGCGATGGTGGATTTCGTGACCCGCGTGGTCGGCTGGAAGGTCGATGCCCGCTACCAGGCGCTGAACTACGGCGTGAACAAGCTGTGGGACTGGAACGACGAACTGCGCAAGGGCTCGGTGACCGAACTGCGCCAGGCGGTGGCGATCGATCCCAAGCTGCGGGTGCTGATCGTGCACGGCTGGAACGACCTGTCGTGCCCGTTCATGGGCTCGGTGCTGACCGTGGACCAGATGCCGGTGATGGGCAGCGACCCGACCCGCGTGCAGGTCAAGAACTACCCCGGCGGGCACATGTTCTACAACCGCGCCGACAGCCAGCGCGCGTTGCGGGCGGATGTGCTGGCGATGTATCGGGCCAACTAG
- a CDS encoding inorganic phosphate transporter, translated as MLTLVLVVILAALVFEFINGFHDTANSIATVVATKVLSPGWAVILAAGMNLVGALTGTAVAMTIASGLLNTDVVAVTPQVILCALLGGIVWNLITWWKGLPSSSSHALIGGLCGAGLAAAHNDWGALIWSQNVGDWAKNKGLLWKVFVPMITSPIAGFLLGIAVMVLLWALIAGLSRLGGRIGRLARPRWVNAFFGKAQIASAAYMGYAHGHNDAQKTMGIIAMTLVGAQGTGALDDLPAWLAFLHPAASQGQGIATWIVLTCAVVMAAGTASGGWKIIKTLGHKMVKLHPIHGFAAETSSATILTLAAHFGMPVSTTHSISTAIMGVGFAKNPRSLRFGVIERIVWAWILTIPAAAGVAYLIFRLFALFGWA; from the coding sequence ATGCTGACGCTGGTCCTGGTCGTGATCCTGGCCGCGCTGGTGTTCGAGTTCATCAACGGCTTCCACGACACCGCCAACTCGATCGCCACCGTGGTCGCGACCAAGGTGCTCAGCCCCGGCTGGGCGGTGATCCTGGCCGCCGGCATGAACCTGGTCGGCGCGCTGACCGGCACCGCGGTGGCGATGACCATCGCCTCGGGCCTGCTCAACACCGACGTGGTGGCGGTCACCCCGCAGGTGATCCTGTGCGCGCTGCTCGGCGGCATCGTGTGGAACCTGATCACCTGGTGGAAGGGCCTGCCGTCCTCGTCCTCGCACGCGCTGATCGGCGGCCTGTGCGGCGCCGGCCTGGCTGCCGCGCACAACGACTGGGGCGCGCTGATCTGGTCGCAGAACGTCGGCGACTGGGCCAAGAACAAGGGCCTGCTGTGGAAGGTGTTCGTGCCGATGATCACCTCGCCGATCGCCGGCTTCCTGCTCGGCATCGCGGTGATGGTACTGCTGTGGGCGCTGATCGCCGGCCTGTCCAGGCTCGGCGGCCGCATCGGTCGGCTGGCGCGGCCGCGCTGGGTCAACGCCTTCTTCGGCAAGGCGCAGATCGCCTCGGCCGCGTACATGGGCTATGCGCACGGCCACAACGACGCGCAGAAGACCATGGGCATCATCGCCATGACCCTGGTCGGCGCGCAGGGCACCGGCGCGCTGGACGACCTGCCGGCATGGCTGGCGTTCCTGCACCCGGCCGCCAGCCAGGGCCAGGGCATCGCCACCTGGATCGTGCTGACCTGCGCGGTGGTGATGGCCGCCGGCACCGCCTCCGGCGGCTGGAAGATCATCAAGACCCTGGGCCACAAGATGGTCAAGCTGCACCCGATCCACGGCTTCGCCGCGGAGACCAGCTCGGCGACGATCCTGACCCTGGCCGCACACTTCGGCATGCCGGTCTCCACCACCCACAGCATCTCCACCGCGATCATGGGCGTGGGCTTCGCCAAGAACCCGCGTTCGCTGCGCTTCGGCGTGATCGAGCGCATCGTCTGGGCCTGGATCCTGACCATCCCCGCCGCCGCCGGCGTGGCGTATTTGATCTTCCGGCTGTTTGCGCTGTTCGGCTGGGCGTGA
- a CDS encoding DUF47 family protein has translation MFSLQTIFGSGKQFYTLLDEAAQAAYDSTKALHSMMRESDRQPALDAFKLARLRERAASDKIGQALVDSFMTPIEREDIEALGSALYKIPKQVEKFADRYSLAVQHLEHIDFAPRAAMLEQAAAVVVEMVHDLRNMHLDRMSALNDKLRSLENEADRLMLELYRDIYSGRLDNLQMFLLKEFFEILEKAIDRCREAGVVVYQIVLKNS, from the coding sequence ATGTTCTCGTTGCAGACCATCTTCGGTTCCGGCAAGCAGTTCTACACCCTGCTCGACGAAGCGGCGCAGGCCGCCTACGACAGCACCAAGGCGCTGCATTCGATGATGCGCGAATCGGACCGGCAGCCGGCGCTGGACGCGTTCAAGCTGGCGCGGCTGCGCGAGCGCGCCGCCTCCGACAAGATCGGCCAGGCGCTGGTCGACAGCTTCATGACCCCGATCGAGCGCGAGGACATCGAGGCGCTGGGCTCGGCGCTGTACAAGATCCCCAAGCAGGTGGAGAAGTTCGCCGACCGCTATTCGCTGGCGGTGCAGCACCTGGAGCACATCGACTTCGCCCCGCGCGCGGCGATGCTCGAGCAGGCCGCGGCGGTGGTGGTGGAGATGGTCCACGACCTGCGCAACATGCACCTGGACCGGATGAGCGCGCTCAACGACAAGCTGCGTTCGCTGGAGAACGAGGCCGACCGGCTGATGCTGGAGCTGTACCGCGACATCTACTCCGGGCGCCTGGACAACCTGCAGATGTTCCTGCTCAAGGAATTCTTCGAGATCCTGGAGAAGGCCATCGACCGCTGCCGCGAGGCCGGCGTGGTGGTCTACCAGATCGTGCTGAAGAACTCGTAA
- a CDS encoding hemolysin family protein encodes MLELLIVAALVLLNGFFAMSEMSLMTSRKSRLKQMAQSSTRSAKALALAENPENFLSTVQIGITAIGILTGVFGGEAIGEAIAAKLQSLFPALSATFSLVGQPQPYSAMIGKTLAIVLITFLTLIFGELVPKRLALTRSEVIAGFVAVPMGWLAWIAAPFVWVLSRSTRLVLRLLGLGNEQSASVTEEEIRMLVAESHEAGVIDSHERDMMNRVMRLGDRTADSLMTPRNRIAWLDANAEAERNFQTMREHEFSRYPVYRGSDQDIAGVLEVKSLVTRMDGNATHLFQNLRETLFVSESTHAMKLLEIFREEQQSMALVVDEYGEIQGLVTISDLMGAVVGRLQSVDNADEDALVVTRADGSLLIDGSLAIEELRELLGGAELPNAEEGDYNTLAGLCIYYFGRIPHAGEFFDWAGWRIEIVDLDGARVDKLLLSKLQDENSDDITG; translated from the coding sequence ATGCTTGAACTGTTGATCGTGGCCGCCCTGGTGCTGCTGAACGGCTTCTTCGCGATGTCCGAGATGTCGCTGATGACCTCGCGCAAGAGCCGCCTGAAGCAGATGGCGCAGTCCAGCACGCGCTCGGCCAAGGCGCTGGCGCTGGCCGAGAATCCGGAAAACTTCCTGTCCACGGTGCAGATCGGCATCACCGCGATCGGCATCCTGACCGGCGTGTTCGGCGGCGAGGCCATCGGCGAGGCGATCGCCGCCAAGCTGCAGTCGCTGTTCCCGGCGTTGTCGGCCACCTTCAGCCTGGTCGGCCAGCCGCAGCCCTACTCGGCGATGATCGGCAAGACCCTGGCGATCGTGCTGATCACCTTTCTGACGCTGATCTTCGGCGAACTGGTGCCCAAGCGCCTGGCGCTGACCCGCTCGGAGGTGATCGCCGGCTTCGTCGCGGTGCCGATGGGCTGGCTGGCCTGGATCGCCGCGCCGTTCGTGTGGGTGCTGTCGCGCTCGACCCGGCTGGTGCTGCGCCTGCTCGGCCTGGGCAACGAGCAATCGGCGTCGGTGACCGAAGAGGAGATCCGCATGCTGGTGGCCGAGAGCCACGAGGCCGGCGTGATCGACAGCCACGAACGCGACATGATGAACCGGGTCATGCGCCTGGGCGACCGCACCGCCGACAGCCTGATGACCCCGCGCAACCGCATCGCCTGGCTCGACGCCAATGCCGAGGCCGAACGCAATTTCCAGACGATGCGCGAGCACGAGTTCTCGCGCTATCCGGTGTACCGCGGCAGCGACCAGGACATCGCCGGCGTGCTGGAGGTGAAATCGCTGGTCACGCGCATGGACGGCAATGCCACCCACCTGTTCCAGAACCTGCGCGAGACGCTGTTCGTCTCCGAATCCACCCATGCGATGAAACTGCTGGAGATCTTCCGCGAGGAACAGCAGTCGATGGCGCTGGTGGTGGACGAGTACGGCGAGATCCAGGGCCTGGTCACGATCAGCGACCTGATGGGCGCGGTGGTCGGGCGCCTGCAGTCGGTGGACAACGCCGACGAGGACGCGCTGGTGGTGACCCGCGCCGACGGCTCGCTGCTGATCGACGGCTCGCTGGCGATCGAGGAGCTGCGCGAACTGCTCGGCGGCGCCGAGCTGCCCAACGCCGAGGAAGGCGACTACAACACCCTGGCCGGCCTGTGCATCTACTACTTCGGCCGCATTCCGCATGCCGGCGAGTTCTTCGACTGGGCCGGCTGGCGCATCGAGATCGTCGACCTGGACGGCGCGCGCGTGGACAAGCTGTTGCTGAGCAAGCTGCAGGACGAGAACAGCGATGACATCACCGGGTGA
- a CDS encoding exopolysaccharide biosynthesis protein, with amino-acid sequence MTSPGDPPGAEAADGYSAEGIRTLLDTFILGDPDEQLRLRVILADLQQSAFGMFLFVAILPAFLPVPGLAGGISGPLVTLIGAQMLIGLRKPWLPRFIGERGPRRRTMQRFVGRIAPWLRRLDKLLKPRLPALVESMPARAFSGLLLVVLGVLLSLPIPFTNYAFGAILLLFSLALLERDGGLMLVSWLGGIAVAVGLGLASDQVVDLTREWMHKL; translated from the coding sequence ATGACATCACCGGGTGACCCGCCCGGCGCGGAGGCCGCCGACGGCTACAGCGCCGAAGGCATCCGCACCCTGCTCGACACCTTCATCCTCGGCGACCCGGACGAGCAGCTGCGGCTGCGGGTGATCCTGGCCGACCTGCAGCAAAGCGCGTTCGGCATGTTCCTGTTCGTGGCGATCCTGCCGGCGTTCCTGCCGGTGCCGGGCCTGGCCGGCGGCATCAGCGGGCCGCTGGTGACCCTGATCGGCGCGCAGATGCTGATCGGCCTGCGCAAGCCGTGGCTGCCGCGCTTCATCGGCGAACGCGGCCCGCGCCGGCGCACCATGCAGCGCTTCGTCGGCCGCATCGCGCCGTGGCTGCGGCGGCTGGACAAGCTGCTCAAGCCGCGCCTGCCGGCGCTGGTCGAATCGATGCCGGCGCGCGCCTTCAGCGGCCTGCTGCTGGTGGTGCTGGGGGTGCTGCTGTCGCTGCCGATCCCGTTCACCAACTACGCCTTCGGCGCGATACTGCTGCTGTTCTCGCTGGCCCTGCTGGAGCGCGACGGCGGCCTGATGCTGGTCTCGTGGCTGGGCGGCATCGCGGTGGCGGTCGGCCTGGGCCTGGCCTCGGACCAGGTGGTGGACCTGACCCGCGAGTGGATGCACAAGCTGTAG